In Choloepus didactylus isolate mChoDid1 chromosome X, mChoDid1.pri, whole genome shotgun sequence, a genomic segment contains:
- the LOC119523822 gene encoding lysine-rich nucleolar protein 1-like isoform X1: MITKAYRVDLGLGIPEKKKEKEKEKEKEEEKKVKGPETQHSVLKDNYFTEVFPRRATSPSKNVVQGQVPKIPVVKKKKKKGHSTLICEDHLEPETTLQARWSEKSPRSRQQVLGPSKFLHREKKKKRKALSTLAMAPSLGRETSPDRRQSEEVTRVGKKLKKHKKQKKAQLTVAFPVQNPWFCEAGDALCASSVGRLGEQQAASGQKRKQGSSREHSIKMKKKKTHQERDAARGHPEGSRSMESSPMKGSKKKLVKVEAPENILIGDGPQAPVKKKMKSKKLAEQPSIEELTLKRKKKKMKESKVMEEPCDEEQDPDLEVVLAKKGNMDEAHIDQMRWKALQEEIDHESGKMEASETRTWTGTQFGQWDTAGFENEPQKLKFLKHMGSFKNLSPSFSHPLSWMGRPNMALSKKAVDTLQQNLQQDYHRAMSWKFIQGSGLGFSTAPTKIFYIDRNASKSIKYED, translated from the coding sequence ATGATCACCAAGGCCTACAGAGTAGACCTAGGCCTTGGGATcccagagaaaaagaaggagaaggagaaggagaaggaaaaagaggaggagaagaaggtcaAAGGACCAGAGACTCAAcattcagttttgaaagacaattaTTTCACTGAGGTTTTTCCAAGAAGAGCCACATCCCCCTCAAAGAATGTGGTCCAGGGGCAGGTCCCCAAGATACCTGtagtgaagaagaagaaaaagaagggccacAGCACCCTCATCTGTGAGGACCACCTAGAACCTGAGACCACGTTGCAGGCCAGGTGGTCAGAGAAGTCTCCCAGATCCAGGCAGCAGGTTCTGGGTCCCTCCAAGTTCCTCcacagggagaagaaaaagaagaggaaggccTTGTCGACTCTGGCTATGGCCCCCAGCTTGGGGAGGGAGACCTCCCCAGACCGCAGACAGAGCGAGGAGGTAACCAGAGTTGGCAAGAAGCTCAAAAAGCACAAGAAGCAGAAAAAGGCCCAGCTCACTGTGGCCTTCCCAGTCCAAAACCCTTGGTTCTGTGAGGCTGGGGATGCCCTCTGCGCGAGCTCcgtggggaggctgggggagcagCAGGCGGCCTCGGGGCAGAAACGGAAGCAGGGCAGCTCCAGGGAGCACAGCAtcaagatgaagaaaaagaaaacccaccaGGAGAGAGATGCTGCCCGGGGCCACCCTGAGGGCTCTAGGTCCATGGAGAGCAGCCCTAtgaaaggaagtaaaaagaaactAGTTAAAGTTGAGGCTCCAGAAAACATCCTGATAGGAGATGGCCCCCAGGCCCCcgtgaagaagaaaatgaagtctaagaaactggCAGAGCAGCCAAGCATTGAGGAGCTGActctgaagagaaagaaaaagaagatgaaagagagcAAGGTCATGGAAGAACCTTGTGACGAGGAACAAGACCCAGACTTGGAGGTGGTTTTGGCAAAGAAAGGCAACATGGATGAGGCACACATAGACCAGATGAGGTGGAAGGCCTTGCAAGAAGAGATTGACCATGAGTCAGGCAAAATGGAAGCTTCTGAAACCAGAACATGGACAGGAACCCAGTTTGGCCAGTGGGATACTGCTGGTTTCGAAAATGAGCCACAGAAACTGAAATTTCTCAAACACATGGGTAGCTTTAAAAACCTGTCCCCTTCATTCAGCCACCCCCTGAGCTGGATGGGAAGGCCCAACATGGCCCtcagcaagaaggcagtggacaCCCTGCAGCAGAACCTGCAGCAAGACTACCATCGGGCCATGAGCTGGAAGTTCATCCAAGGCAGTGGCCTCGGCTTCTCCACTGCTCCCACCAAAATCTTTTATATTGACAGGAATGCTTCCAAGTCCATCAAATATGAAGATTAA
- the LOC119523822 gene encoding lysine-rich nucleolar protein 1-like isoform X2 codes for MITKAYRVDLGLGIPEKKKEKEKEKEKEEEKKVKGPETQHSVLKDNYFTEVFPRRATSPSKNVVQGQVPKIPVVKKKKKKGHSTLICEDHLEPETTLQARWSEKSPRSRQQVLGPSKFLHREKKKKRKALSTLAMAPSLGRETSPDRRQSEEVTRVGKKLKKHKKQKKAQLTVAFPVQNPWFCEAGDALCASSVGRLGEQQAASGQKRKQGSSREHSIKMKKKKTHQERDAARGHPEGSRSMESSPMKGSKKKLVKVEAPENILIGDGPQAPVKKKMKSKKLAEQPSIEELTLKRKKKKMKESKVMEEPYQMRWKALQEEIDHESGKMEASETRTWTGTQFGQWDTAGFENEPQKLKFLKHMGSFKNLSPSFSHPLSWMGRPNMALSKKAVDTLQQNLQQDYHRAMSWKFIQGSGLGFSTAPTKIFYIDRNASKSIKYED; via the exons ATGATCACCAAGGCCTACAGAGTAGACCTAGGCCTTGGGATcccagagaaaaagaaggagaaggagaaggagaaggaaaaagaggaggagaagaaggtcaAAGGACCAGAGACTCAAcattcagttttgaaagacaattaTTTCACTGAGGTTTTTCCAAGAAGAGCCACATCCCCCTCAAAGAATGTGGTCCAGGGGCAGGTCCCCAAGATACCTGtagtgaagaagaagaaaaagaagggccacAGCACCCTCATCTGTGAGGACCACCTAGAACCTGAGACCACGTTGCAGGCCAGGTGGTCAGAGAAGTCTCCCAGATCCAGGCAGCAGGTTCTGGGTCCCTCCAAGTTCCTCcacagggagaagaaaaagaagaggaaggccTTGTCGACTCTGGCTATGGCCCCCAGCTTGGGGAGGGAGACCTCCCCAGACCGCAGACAGAGCGAGGAGGTAACCAGAGTTGGCAAGAAGCTCAAAAAGCACAAGAAGCAGAAAAAGGCCCAGCTCACTGTGGCCTTCCCAGTCCAAAACCCTTGGTTCTGTGAGGCTGGGGATGCCCTCTGCGCGAGCTCcgtggggaggctgggggagcagCAGGCGGCCTCGGGGCAGAAACGGAAGCAGGGCAGCTCCAGGGAGCACAGCAtcaagatgaagaaaaagaaaacccaccaGGAGAGAGATGCTGCCCGGGGCCACCCTGAGGGCTCTAGGTCCATGGAGAGCAGCCCTAtgaaaggaagtaaaaagaaactAGTTAAAGTTGAGGCTCCAGAAAACATCCTGATAGGAGATGGCCCCCAGGCCCCcgtgaagaagaaaatgaagtctaagaaactggCAGAGCAGCCAAGCATTGAGGAGCTGActctgaagagaaagaaaaagaagatgaaagagagcAAGGTCATGGAAGAACCTT ACCAGATGAGGTGGAAGGCCTTGCAAGAAGAGATTGACCATGAGTCAGGCAAAATGGAAGCTTCTGAAACCAGAACATGGACAGGAACCCAGTTTGGCCAGTGGGATACTGCTGGTTTCGAAAATGAGCCACAGAAACTGAAATTTCTCAAACACATGGGTAGCTTTAAAAACCTGTCCCCTTCATTCAGCCACCCCCTGAGCTGGATGGGAAGGCCCAACATGGCCCtcagcaagaaggcagtggacaCCCTGCAGCAGAACCTGCAGCAAGACTACCATCGGGCCATGAGCTGGAAGTTCATCCAAGGCAGTGGCCTCGGCTTCTCCACTGCTCCCACCAAAATCTTTTATATTGACAGGAATGCTTCCAAGTCCATCAAATATGAAGATTAA